A genomic segment from Necator americanus strain Aroian chromosome III, whole genome shotgun sequence encodes:
- a CDS encoding hypothetical protein (NECATOR_CHRIII.G10799.T1) codes for MKIDVDGLEVYFPYDYVYPEQVLYMQELKKALDAQGHCLLEMPSGTGKTVSLLSLVVAYMRKYSDRLDKLVYCSRTIPEIEKCVEELRELYKFYERQSSGAPPMLAVAMSARKNLCINDSVWQLRQGSAVDGACQRLTASFVRAKRQVDPSIPSCSFFENFTAQQHFSLPSGVWNLTDLKQLGRERGLCPYFVAREAIRSASIVVYSYHYILDPKIAELVSKDFSRRSCVVFDEAHNIDNVCIESMSITISQKQTEKAVQELATLDSAVQRMNSGNSERLRNEYEKLVEGLRRSEQERANDERLANPVLPDAILRLLNTCVIGCVLLKLARCFFIQIL; via the exons AATAGACGTCGATGGACTGGAAGTTTACTTTCCTTATGATTATGTATATCCAGAGCAAGTCCTTTATATGCAGGAACTAAAGAAGGCCCTTGATGCCCAG ggGCACTGCCTTCTGGAGATGCCTTCTGGCACAGGAAAAACTGTGTCCTTGCTTTCTTTGGTCGTAGCATACATGCGAAAATATTCAGATCGTCTTG ATAAGTTAGTCTACTGTTCACGCACTATACCCGAGATTGAGAAATGTGTTGAGGAGTTACGGGAGCTGTACAAGTTTTACGAACGACAGTCCTCT GGTGCCCCACCAATGCTCGCTGTTGCAATGTCAGCGAGGAAGAATCTGTGCATCAACGACTCAGTATGGCAGCTTAGACAAG GTTCGGCGGTGGATGGTGCATGTCAGCGGCTCACAGCAAGTTTTGTGCGTGCTAAGCGTCAAGTTGATCCCTCTATTCcatcttgttcatttttcgaaaacttcACTGCACAGCAGCATTTCTCTCTTCCGAGCGGAGTTTGGAATCTT ACTGATCTTAAACAACTTGGGCGCGAGCGCGGCCTATGCCCATATTTTGTAGCACGGGAAGCTATTAGAAGTGCGTCTATTGTGGTTTATTCCTACCACTATATCCTGGATCCAAAAATCGCCGAATTGGTCTCGAAAGATTTCAGTCGAAG GTCCTGTGTTGTTTTCGACGAAGCGCATAACATAGATAATGTTTGTATTGAATCTATGTCGATAACTATCTCGCAAAAGCAAACCGAAAAAGCTGTGCAGGAACTCGCTAC GTTAGACTCCGCAGTGCAACGAATGAACTCTGGAAATTCGGAGAGGCTGCGAAATGAGTATGAGAAGCTGGTAGAAGGATTGAGAAG ATCAGAACAAGAGAGAGCAAACGACGAGCGGTTGGCGAATCCTGTTTTACCAGATGCAATCCTAC GATTGTTGAATACGTGCGTCATCGGATGCGTACTTCTCAAGTTGGCACGTTGTTTTTTCATacaaattctttga